The sequence CGAACTGCCGGTGAAGAAGGCGGCGGCGAATTTGGTCAGCGCGATCGCCAGATTGCCGGCGAGCGCCGCATAGATGACCGTCTTGGAGCCGCCATGCCCGGCCATGCAGTGTTGTCCCCTTCAGGCATACAGTTGTAACGGCCCAGCCGCCGAAGCTCCACAGCCATCACAACGCGCCAATCGCCGGGTCGTTCAAAGTCTTCGAAGGGGCCGGAACGCTATTCGACGATCTCGTCGGTCCACACCTTGAAGCCGGCGAGTGTTCCTGGGCCGAAAATATGCGTCAGCGGCACATCCGCCGCGTCGCGCCCGGAGGCGATCAGGATGCGGCCGATGCGCGGTGCATTGTTGCGCGGGTCGAAGACATGCCAGCGGCCGCCGAGATAGACTTCCATCCAGGCGGCGAAATCCATGCTCGACCACGGCTTAGGCATGCCGATATCGCTGATGTAGCCGGTGCAGTAGCGTGTCGGGATGTTGAGCGCCCGGCAGAAGGTGACGGCGAGATGCGCGAAGTCGCGGCACACGCCACTCTGCTCGCGATAGGCTTCCGCCGCGGTGCGCGTCGGCCGTGCGTTGCCGTAGTTGAAGACGATGTGGTTGTGGACGAAATCGCACACCGCCTGCACGCGCGGGATGCCGAGTGGCGTATGGCCGAACAGCCGCCACGCTTCGTTGGCCAAAAGGTCGCTCTCGCAAAACCGGCTGGGCAGCAGGAACAGCAGCGTTTCCGCCGGCAGGTCGCGCACGTCGTGCTGCCAGGCCATCAACTCGCCCATCTCGAAGGTACCGGGCGCGCGGATCACCGCATCGGTGCCGAAGCTGAACCGCCCGGGCGGCGCGACGAAGCGGTTGCACCAATTGCCGAAACTGTCGCGGTAGCTCTCGATCGGCACCGGCGGATTCGAGGTCAAAAAATCCGGGCGCTCAAGATCGGAGGCGCGGGAATAGTGGACATTGAGCATCGCGATGAGCGGCGTTTCCTGCGGGAAGTCGAAACTCATCTCGCAGCCGATGTGGATCCGCATTGTCGTCCTGACCGGCCTGCCCAGCGATCACCCGGCGAAGGCGCGGGTCGATGCTGCAGTGCGAAGATGAGAATGGCACGGACCGCCGTGGTTTACGAGTAAATTAGAAATTGGTTGAAAGCAGCCGGCCGATGGCTGCGACGGGCGCTGCCCCTTGCAGCGAAGCGTTTCTCTTGTTTCACTTCGCTTCCCGCAATTGGAGGAACGAATCATGGCTAAAGGTGCGATGAAGGCTGGCAAGGAAGCCCGCAAGCCGAAGAAGGATGCCAAGAAGCCGGCGCCCGCCCCCGCCCTGAAGGCGCCGCCGGTCAAGGCGATGCGCATCAAGGAAAAATAGGCCTCGGCAAGTCAGGCGCGGCAAAATCCCGCCGGCGGCATCAGATGATGCCGCCGGGTTGATCGGGCGTTTGGACAACCTATATCAACGGCGCGGGGACGACCCCGCGCCTCCCCGAAAATTCGGTCGGGACGACCCGCCATTATAATCAGCATCTGAGGATCGGCTTCCGCCCGGCCCGATGCTGGATGGAGCGTTCCCGATGTCATGGATTCTTCTGTTTTTCGCCGGCCTGTTCGAAATCGGCTGGGCGATCGGCCTCAAATACACTGACGGGTTCACCAGGCTGGTTCCGACCGTGCTCACGGTCGCGTCGATGATCGTCAGCCTCACACTACTCGGCCTGGCTTTGAAGGCGCTTCCCGTCGGCACTGCCTATGCGGTGTGGACCGGCATCGGCACCGTCGGCACGGCGCTGCTCGGCATCTGGCTGCTCGGCGAACCCGCAACCGCGATCCGGCTCGCCTGCATCGCGCTGATTGTCTGCGGCATCATGGGCCTGAAATTCGCAGCCTGAATGCATGTCGCCCAGAGGCGCTGCCTTCGCACAAACACCTTCAGGGCCGCTGTGAGGCGACCCTGATTCAATATTCGAACTGGCTACGCCGAAGCTGCTAGCGGGCGGAGAAGCCTGGGGGCGTTCTGCCGGTGCGCTGCTTGCGCGCCGCATAGCGTGCGTCGCGTTTCGCCTTGCGTTCGGCTTCGTCAGCCAGCAAACGGGCGATGCGCTCGGTCTCTTCGGCTTCCTTGATCTTCGCTTCAGCCTGTGCTGCCTCTTCGGCCGCAATGCGGGCCGCTTCAGCCGCTGCCTCGCGCTCGGCCTTCTCGACCGCCTCGCGTGCCAGCTTTTCCTGCTTCAGCCTTGCCTTCTCGGCTTCGCGGATTTCGCGGGCCTCGAGGATTGCCTTGCGTTCGGCCTGTCGCGCCAGCACCGCAGGATCATCTGCCGCCGGCTTTGACTTGAAGCGCTCCAGAAGCGCCTTCTTTGCCTCGTTCGCGGCATTGCGCCGCTCGAAAATGTCTTTTTCCCTGTAGATAGCCAAGTCCACTTCCCTGAAGTCAATTCGCGAGGCTTACATACGCGCGAATGCCGAGAGTTCAAGCGCCAAAACGGTATGCCAGCCATGAAATTCCGTGATGTTGCAGCCGGGAGACGCCTTTCCACCCAAACCGACATGCACTGTTCACCGTCCACGCCTCTGGCGGCAAGGCAGGTCGTTCGCTACGTCTAGCGGCAAAACCCAACACCAGGATGACATGACATGGAACTCGGTCTCTACACTTTTGCCGACGTCAGCCCGCAGCCAGGCCCCGGCGCCATCGGCCCGCACGAGCGCCTGCGCAACCTGATCGAGGAGGTTGAACTGGCCGACCAGGTCGGTCTCGACGTCTTTGGTCTGGGCGAACATCACCGGCCCGATTATGCCGCCTCAGCACCGGTCGTGGCGCTGGCCGCGGCCGCCGAGCGCTCGAAACGCATCAAGCTGACCAGTGCGGTCACAGTATTGTCCTCCGACGATCCGGTGCGCGTCTTCCAGCAGTTCGCCACGCTCGATCTTCTCTCGGGTGGCCGTGCCGAGATCATGGCCGGGCGCGGTTCGTTCATCGAATCCTTCCCGCTGTTCGGCTACAATCTCGAGGACTATGACGAGCTCTTCGCCGAAAAGCTGGACCTGCTGCTTGCCATCCG is a genomic window of Mesorhizobium huakuii containing:
- a CDS encoding transglutaminase-like domain-containing protein, with protein sequence MRIHIGCEMSFDFPQETPLIAMLNVHYSRASDLERPDFLTSNPPVPIESYRDSFGNWCNRFVAPPGRFSFGTDAVIRAPGTFEMGELMAWQHDVRDLPAETLLFLLPSRFCESDLLANEAWRLFGHTPLGIPRVQAVCDFVHNHIVFNYGNARPTRTAAEAYREQSGVCRDFAHLAVTFCRALNIPTRYCTGYISDIGMPKPWSSMDFAAWMEVYLGGRWHVFDPRNNAPRIGRILIASGRDAADVPLTHIFGPGTLAGFKVWTDEIVE
- the sugE gene encoding quaternary ammonium compound efflux SMR transporter SugE, whose translation is MSWILLFFAGLFEIGWAIGLKYTDGFTRLVPTVLTVASMIVSLTLLGLALKALPVGTAYAVWTGIGTVGTALLGIWLLGEPATAIRLACIALIVCGIMGLKFAA
- a CDS encoding DUF6481 family protein encodes the protein MAIYREKDIFERRNAANEAKKALLERFKSKPAADDPAVLARQAERKAILEAREIREAEKARLKQEKLAREAVEKAEREAAAEAARIAAEEAAQAEAKIKEAEETERIARLLADEAERKAKRDARYAARKQRTGRTPPGFSAR